Proteins encoded in a region of the Fusarium falciforme chromosome 6, complete sequence genome:
- a CDS encoding Aminotran-1-2 domain-containing protein, with product MPRRLNIFSSSSSMSQPVKPGERRPSTSKGNRITNFFSSSPKSTAAQQALAAAQQQQANATGISSSPGLPTISLSTASPGDPNSIDASTTTLFQPQTAEEIERQKRADAQFGPLLHPNHRYTSMSHGEPLEAPVEDEPPYYFILTTYISYLILILLGHIRDFFGKRFGNPKHYRALKASNGYAALNDDFDNFYVRRLKMRLDDCFARPTTGVPGRFITLMDRKSDDFNRTYQYTGTYTETLNMSSYNYLGFAQSEGPCADAVEECVKRYGISFCSPRGAAGTSDLALEVEREVAEFVGKPAAMVFSMGYVTNASSFPALVSKGSLIISDELNHASIRIGARLSGAMIQSFKHNDMADLERVVREAISQGQPRTHRPWKKILVVVEGLYSMEGTMCDLPGILALKNKYKFYLFIDEAHSVGALGPRGRGVCDYFGIDPSEVDILMGTLTKSFGANGGYVAADKHIIDKLKSTNAATQFGETPAPCVLMQILASLKLITGELCPGQGEERLQRIAFNSRYLRLGLKRLGLIVYGHDDSPIIPVMLYHPAKLPAFSHEMLRRKISVVVVGYPATPLISSRARFCVSAAHNKEDLDRLLAACDEVGDILQIKFSTGVAGGLEPLPEGVSPEDEREWRRENRIPLNAPRWKLDDVIQRGVEDTKVALR from the coding sequence ATGCCCCGTCGGCTGAACAtcttctcatcttcatcctccatgTCTCAACCCGTCAAGCCGGGCGAGAGGCGCCCTTCTACCTCCAAGGGCAACCGCATCACCaacttcttttcttccagCCCCAAGTCGACTGCCGCCCAGCAGGCGTTGGCCGctgctcagcagcagcaggccaATGCCACTGGCATCTCGTCTTCTCCCGGTCTGCCCACCATTTCTCTCTCTACCGCCAGCCCCGGTGACCCCAACAGCATCGATGCCTCGACCACGACTCTCTTTCAGCCCCAAACGGCCGAGGAGATCGAGCGCCAGAAGCGTGCCGACGCTCAGTTCGGTCCTCTCCTTCACCCCAACCATCGATACACGAGCATGTCCCATGGAGAGCCTCTTGAAGCCCCTGTTGAGGATGAGCCTCCCTACTACTTCATTCTCACCACCTACATCAGCTACCTTATCCTGATCCTCCTTGGTCACATCCGTGATTTCTTCGGCAAGCGTTTTGGCAACCCCAAGCACTACCGTGCCCTCAAGGCCTCCAATGGCTATGCCGCGCTCAACGACGACTTTGATAACTTTTACGTCCGACGTCTGAAGATGCGTCTGGATGACTGCTTCGCTCGCCCTACCACTGGTGTTCCCGGACGCTTCATCACCCTCATGGACCGCAAGTCCGACGACTTCAACCGCACATACCAGTACACTGGCACTTACACTGAGACCCTCAACATGAGTTCCTACAACTACCTTGGTTTCGCCCAATCCGAGGGTCCCTGCGCTGACGCCGTTGAGGAGTGTGTCAAGCGATACGGTATCAGCTTCTGCAGCCCCCGTGGCGCTGCTGGTACATCTGATCTTGCTCTCGAGGTCGAGCGTGAAGTCGCCGAGTTCGTTGGCAAGCCCGCTGCTATGGTCTTCTCAATGGGTTACGTCACAAACGCAAGTTCTTTCCCCGCCCTCGTCTCCAAGGGCTCACTGATCATCTCGGACGAACTTAACCACGCCTCTATCCGCATCGGTGCCCGTCTTTCTGGCGCCATGATCCAGTCTTTCAAGCACAATGACATGGCAGACCTTGAGCGCGTTGTCCGTGAGGCTATTTCTCAGGGCCAGCCCCGTACTCACCGCCCCTGGAAGAAGATCCTGGTCGTTGTCGAGGGTCTCTACTCTATGGAGGGTACCATGTGCGATCTTCCCGGCATTCTTGCTCTCAAGAACAAGTACAAGTTCTATCTGTTCATCGACGAGGCCCACTCGGTTGGCGCTCTTGGACCTCGTGGACGCGGTGTGTGTGACTACTTTGGCATTGACCCCTCTGAAGTGGATATTCTCATGGGAACCCTGACCAAGTCCTTTGGCGCCAACGGCGGTTATGTGGCAGCTGATAAGCACATCattgacaagctcaagagcaCCAACGCGGCTACTCAATTCGGCGAGACCCCCGCTCCTTGTGTCCTCATGCAGATTCTGGCTTCGCTCAAGCTCATCACCGGCGAGCTCTGCCCTGGTCAAGGTGAGGAGCGCCTTCAGCGTATCGCTTTCAACTCCCGATACCTGCGCCTCGGACTCAAGCGTCTTGGTCTCATCGTCTATGGCCACGATGACTCTCCCATTATCCCTGTCATGCTCTACCACCCTGCCAAGCTTCCCGCCTTTAGCCATGAGATGCTTCGACGCAAGATCTCGGTCGTCGTTGTCGGATATCCTGCGACTCCACTCATCAGCTCTCGCGCTCGATTCTGTGTTTCTGCCGCTCACAACAAGGAGGATCTGGACCGTCTCCTGGCAGCTTGCGACGAGGTTGGCGACATTCTGCAGATCAAGTTCTCGACCGGTGTGGCTGGTGGACTGGAGCCTCTCCCCGAAGGCGTCTCTCCCGAGGACGAGCGGGAatggaggagggagaacCGAATCCCCCTCAACGCCCCTCGCTGGAAGCTGGACGACGTCATTCAGCGCGGTGTGGAGGATACCAAGGTTGCTCTGCGCTAA